The following are encoded in a window of Cupriavidus oxalaticus genomic DNA:
- a CDS encoding sulfite exporter TauE/SafE family protein → MSDLWLIFLAGTAGSMHCVGMCGGFACGLGPASGGSLATLLRHLAYSLGRIGSYAFLGTLAGYLGMLLVGHAGDSGAGSAAGMVQRGLAILSGGLMLLIGLNLAWRLGRGGHALGGAGAQWLAQSLRTLLRQPGLGAPLAFGVLNGFLPCPLVYAFAAQAAASGTALHGLQIMVAFGLGTLPAMLAMGGLGLWWRARRGPAAVPAQPVVASFLPAPAARLNWRMQGVRAAGAFIAVLGLITLARGIVPIGAHLH, encoded by the coding sequence ATGAGCGACCTGTGGCTGATCTTCCTGGCAGGCACCGCGGGCAGCATGCATTGCGTGGGCATGTGCGGCGGCTTTGCCTGCGGCCTGGGCCCGGCGTCCGGCGGCAGCCTTGCCACCCTGCTGCGGCACCTGGCCTACAGCCTGGGCCGCATCGGCAGCTATGCCTTCCTTGGCACGCTGGCCGGCTACCTGGGCATGCTGCTGGTCGGCCATGCCGGCGACTCGGGTGCAGGCAGCGCTGCCGGCATGGTGCAGCGCGGCCTGGCGATCCTGTCCGGCGGGCTGATGCTGCTGATCGGGCTGAACCTTGCCTGGCGCCTTGGCCGCGGCGGCCATGCGCTCGGCGGCGCGGGCGCGCAGTGGCTCGCGCAATCGCTGCGCACGCTGCTGCGCCAGCCGGGCTTGGGCGCGCCGCTGGCCTTCGGCGTGCTGAACGGCTTCCTGCCCTGCCCGCTGGTCTACGCCTTTGCCGCGCAGGCGGCTGCCAGCGGCACCGCGCTGCACGGCCTGCAGATCATGGTCGCGTTCGGGCTCGGCACCTTGCCCGCGATGCTGGCGATGGGCGGCCTGGGCCTGTGGTGGCGCGCGCGCCGCGGGCCGGCGGCGGTCCCGGCGCAGCCCGTCGTGGCGAGCTTCCTGCCGGCGCCGGCGGCGCGCCTGAACTGGCGCATGCAGGGCGTGCGCGCGGCCGGCGCGTTCATCGCCGTGCTCGGCCTGATCACGCTGGCGCGCGGGATCGTGCCGATCGGCGCCCACCTGCACTAG
- a CDS encoding DMT family transporter: MSTNTVAAQPALADRHAVKASLSILLGASVWGIAWFPYRVLAGWGLGGMHAAALVSAVAAILSLLAFRRQLAGLRPHWLFAAIGLAAGVTNAGFVWGSVNGHVMRVLLLFYLTPVWTALFARLFLGERLSAAGLGLVALALSGAGLMLWTPEVGVPLPGSAAEWSGLVGGMGFAVNNVLSRRAGQRFPDMDARARTVVVYLGCTVVGVPAALLLDGPALAIVPGAQVSAAMLVLGLAAVLVVSNSVVQYGLQRLPANRVSLLMLFEIVIAAVSSWWLATEVLSWKEAAGGLCIVAAGALSGVVHRARPARAGQACEGAAA; this comes from the coding sequence GGTCAAGGCATCACTTTCGATCTTGCTTGGCGCTTCGGTCTGGGGCATCGCGTGGTTTCCGTACCGGGTGCTGGCCGGCTGGGGCCTGGGCGGCATGCACGCGGCGGCGCTGGTCAGCGCGGTCGCTGCCATCCTGTCCCTGCTGGCATTCCGCCGGCAACTGGCCGGCTTGCGCCCGCACTGGCTGTTCGCCGCGATCGGCCTGGCCGCGGGCGTGACCAATGCCGGCTTTGTCTGGGGCAGCGTCAACGGCCATGTGATGCGCGTGCTGCTGCTGTTCTACCTGACGCCGGTCTGGACCGCGCTGTTTGCCCGGCTGTTCCTGGGCGAACGCCTGTCGGCGGCCGGGCTGGGGCTGGTGGCGCTGGCGCTGTCCGGTGCCGGGCTGATGCTGTGGACGCCGGAGGTGGGCGTGCCGCTGCCGGGCAGCGCGGCGGAATGGTCCGGGCTGGTCGGCGGCATGGGCTTTGCCGTCAACAACGTGCTGTCGCGGCGTGCCGGCCAGCGCTTCCCCGACATGGATGCGCGTGCGCGCACGGTGGTGGTGTACCTCGGCTGCACGGTGGTCGGCGTGCCCGCGGCGCTGCTGCTGGACGGCCCGGCGCTGGCCATCGTGCCCGGTGCGCAGGTCAGCGCGGCCATGCTGGTGCTGGGCCTGGCGGCCGTGCTGGTGGTCAGCAATTCGGTCGTGCAGTACGGGCTGCAGCGCTTGCCGGCGAACCGGGTATCGCTGCTGATGCTGTTCGAGATCGTCATCGCCGCGGTGTCGTCGTGGTGGCTGGCGACCGAAGTGCTGAGCTGGAAGGAAGCCGCGGGCGGCCTGTGCATCGTTGCCGCGGGGGCGCTCTCCGGGGTGGTCCACCGGGCGCGCCCGGCCCGGGCCGGGCAGGCTTGCGAGGGCGCGGCGGCCTGA
- a CDS encoding heavy metal translocating P-type ATPase, producing the protein MDTSHTCSHCQLPVGRLGQRRELDGAAHWFCCYGCCLAYQVHHGEHEEPQAAAALIRLGVGGFLAMNVMLFSWLLYADAFTGDEAWLRGPVHWLLWVLATPLVLLLGRPFAEGAWQAARQGRLSTDTLVCIGVLAAYCYSGWQVLRGSELVYFDTAAMVLLLFTLGRLLEAQVRVRTARRLAPMLAAARAEARVVDGGTESWRPVVAIGPGELVRILPGERVPVDGIVVDGRSECDEAVLTGQSEPQFKPPGALVHAGSINGSRPLLVRATVPGSRTRWQQIGRQVREALARKSLAGDTIDRIIAVFIPGVLALAAASAWFWGSRAGDLAQAADAAMLAGLAVLVVACPCSLGLAAPLTHALAIGQAAQRGILVRGGDALERLARLRGIAFDKTGTLTADIPHPVGMQAEGASPAQVLEVAGALARASDHPVARAIAMMARAAGTPGTVPSATPASGEVETSTGEGLSGQVGDRHCAMGSPAFFGTLGWHVPPALLATAPLGCTLVLVGWAGQAHGLIALRTLPMPEVRDVIGAMQRQGLRTRLLSGDNPHAVAAMASALQIAEWQAALLPQDKVRALRDWAAGTGPVAMVGDGLNDGPVLAAASVGIAVGNASDLARESADIVLPRTGLASLPWLLRQARTVHRTVRANLAWAFGYNAIALALAASGLLQPVLAAVLMGGSSILVAMRSWRASAMADPYPGTTGSAASTAPARPAALPSGHGVAP; encoded by the coding sequence ATGGACACTTCACACACCTGCAGCCACTGCCAGTTGCCGGTCGGGCGGCTGGGCCAGCGGCGCGAGCTGGACGGGGCAGCGCACTGGTTCTGCTGCTATGGCTGCTGCCTGGCCTACCAGGTCCACCATGGCGAACACGAAGAGCCGCAGGCGGCGGCCGCGCTGATCCGGCTCGGCGTGGGCGGCTTCCTCGCGATGAATGTCATGCTGTTCAGCTGGCTGCTCTATGCGGACGCCTTCACCGGTGACGAAGCCTGGCTGCGCGGCCCGGTGCACTGGCTGCTGTGGGTGCTGGCAACGCCGCTGGTGCTGCTGCTGGGCCGGCCCTTCGCCGAAGGCGCCTGGCAGGCCGCGCGGCAGGGCCGGCTGTCGACCGACACGCTGGTCTGCATCGGCGTGCTGGCGGCCTACTGCTATTCCGGCTGGCAGGTATTGCGCGGCTCGGAGCTGGTCTATTTCGACACCGCTGCCATGGTGCTGCTGCTGTTCACGCTGGGGCGCCTGCTGGAAGCGCAGGTGCGCGTGCGCACGGCACGCCGGCTCGCGCCCATGCTGGCGGCCGCGCGCGCCGAGGCGCGCGTGGTCGATGGCGGCACGGAAAGCTGGCGCCCCGTCGTCGCGATCGGGCCGGGCGAACTGGTGCGGATCCTGCCCGGCGAGCGCGTGCCGGTCGACGGCATCGTCGTGGACGGCCGCTCCGAATGCGACGAGGCGGTCCTGACCGGCCAGAGCGAGCCGCAGTTCAAGCCACCGGGCGCGCTGGTCCACGCCGGCAGCATCAACGGCAGCCGCCCGCTGCTGGTCCGCGCCACCGTGCCGGGCTCCCGGACCCGGTGGCAGCAGATCGGCCGGCAGGTGCGCGAAGCGCTGGCGCGCAAGTCGCTCGCGGGCGACACCATCGACCGCATCATCGCCGTGTTCATTCCCGGCGTGCTGGCGCTGGCCGCGGCCAGCGCATGGTTCTGGGGCAGCCGCGCCGGCGACCTGGCGCAGGCGGCCGACGCCGCCATGCTGGCGGGGCTGGCGGTGCTGGTGGTGGCTTGTCCGTGCTCGCTGGGCCTGGCAGCGCCGCTCACGCATGCGCTGGCCATCGGCCAGGCCGCGCAGCGCGGCATCCTGGTGCGCGGCGGCGACGCGCTGGAACGGCTGGCGCGCCTCCGGGGCATTGCCTTCGACAAGACCGGCACGCTGACCGCGGACATTCCGCACCCGGTCGGCATGCAGGCCGAAGGCGCCAGCCCCGCGCAAGTGCTGGAGGTGGCCGGCGCCCTGGCGCGGGCGTCGGACCACCCGGTGGCACGGGCCATCGCCATGATGGCGCGCGCCGCGGGCACGCCAGGCACGGTGCCCAGCGCAACGCCAGCCTCCGGCGAAGTCGAGACCAGCACCGGCGAGGGCTTGTCGGGGCAGGTCGGCGACCGGCATTGCGCAATGGGCTCGCCGGCCTTTTTCGGCACGCTGGGCTGGCACGTCCCGCCCGCCCTGCTCGCCACCGCGCCGCTGGGATGCACGCTGGTGCTGGTGGGCTGGGCCGGCCAGGCGCACGGGCTGATCGCGTTGCGCACGCTGCCCATGCCCGAGGTCCGCGACGTGATCGGCGCAATGCAGCGCCAGGGCCTGCGCACGCGGCTCCTCAGCGGCGACAATCCGCATGCGGTGGCAGCCATGGCCAGCGCGCTGCAGATTGCCGAATGGCAGGCAGCGCTGCTGCCGCAGGACAAGGTGCGCGCGCTGCGCGACTGGGCCGCCGGCACAGGCCCGGTCGCCATGGTCGGCGATGGCCTCAACGACGGGCCGGTGCTGGCTGCGGCCTCGGTCGGCATCGCCGTGGGCAATGCCTCCGACCTGGCGCGCGAAAGCGCGGATATCGTGCTGCCGCGCACGGGGCTGGCCAGCCTGCCGTGGCTGCTGCGGCAAGCGCGGACGGTGCACCGCACGGTCCGCGCCAACCTGGCATGGGCCTTCGGCTATAACGCCATTGCGCTGGCGCTGGCTGCCAGCGGCCTGCTGCAACCGGTGCTGGCGGCCGTGCTGATGGGCGGCTCCAGCATCCTTGTGGCGATGCGCTCGTGGCGCGCCAGCGCGATGGCCGATCCCTATCCGGGAACAACGGGCAGCGCCGCTTCCACCGCGCCGGCCCGGCCGGCCGCGTTGCCCTCAGGCCACGGGGTGGCACCATGA
- a CDS encoding SCO family protein: MRRWLARLAAGLFACLAWSLAGLAPAAHHETQRTDLASHGWPVGDFSLTDQDGRAFTQARLQGHWTLVLLGDTHCGNPCRAALAALAGLYQRLSPTQKLATTQVLFVSLDPQRDTPDALRRYLAPFDARFVGATGSPQTLARLLDDLGAGPDMPPAANADYPGSLILVGPDATVRAQFLPPFDVTLLTAAYLKARVRK; this comes from the coding sequence ATGAGACGATGGCTGGCCAGGCTGGCCGCCGGCCTCTTCGCTTGCTTGGCCTGGTCGCTGGCGGGCCTGGCGCCCGCCGCGCATCACGAGACCCAGCGCACCGACCTGGCGTCGCACGGCTGGCCGGTGGGCGACTTCAGCCTGACCGACCAGGACGGCCGCGCCTTCACCCAGGCACGGCTGCAAGGCCACTGGACCCTCGTGCTGCTGGGCGACACCCATTGCGGGAATCCATGCCGCGCGGCGCTGGCGGCGCTGGCCGGGCTGTACCAGCGCCTCAGCCCCACGCAGAAGCTTGCCACCACGCAGGTGCTGTTCGTCTCGCTCGACCCGCAACGCGATACGCCGGACGCGCTGCGGCGCTATCTCGCGCCGTTCGATGCGCGCTTCGTCGGCGCCACCGGCAGCCCGCAGACGCTGGCCAGGCTCCTCGACGACCTGGGCGCCGGGCCGGACATGCCGCCCGCCGCCAACGCGGACTATCCCGGCTCGCTGATCCTGGTCGGGCCGGACGCCACCGTGCGCGCGCAGTTCCTGCCCCCCTTCGATGTGACATTGCTGACCGCGGCCTACCTGAAGGCGCGGGTACGCAAGTGA